The proteins below come from a single Faecalibaculum rodentium genomic window:
- a CDS encoding YbbR-like domain-containing protein, which produces MSDKKRVSRSMRWLRRFCKTAVNWVSKLFDQIVYNKRASLAVSVMAAVAICISVNFEDLSAMFVNGSQTTLNVSGIPVEVRIDEEQYKVEGLPNTADLTVTGTPADIQVFRSQQSNVTVTANLTSFGPGRNEVPLTVSGVPDSLSVTVNPESCSINIIQKQTRTFDIKPELLLGSGQKASDFQTPVLDQTKVRITASPNELNAIRTVKALVDASGQSGDFTVSAVIAAYNANGDKITVTMQPQTVTATVKAAQKEENPNG; this is translated from the coding sequence ATGAGTGACAAAAAACGGGTCTCCCGGTCCATGCGCTGGCTGCGGCGGTTCTGCAAGACAGCTGTGAACTGGGTCAGCAAGCTCTTTGACCAGATTGTCTACAACAAAAGGGCCAGTCTGGCGGTGAGCGTGATGGCGGCTGTGGCCATCTGCATTTCGGTGAATTTCGAAGATCTGTCAGCCATGTTCGTCAACGGCAGCCAGACAACACTGAATGTTTCGGGCATTCCGGTCGAGGTCCGGATCGATGAAGAACAATACAAGGTGGAAGGTCTTCCCAACACGGCCGATCTGACCGTCACGGGAACACCGGCCGATATCCAGGTGTTCCGCTCACAGCAGTCCAACGTGACCGTGACCGCCAACCTGACAAGTTTCGGGCCAGGCCGCAATGAAGTCCCGCTGACTGTTTCCGGAGTTCCGGATTCGCTGTCAGTCACGGTCAATCCGGAGTCGTGCTCCATCAATATCATCCAGAAACAGACACGAACCTTCGACATCAAGCCTGAGCTGCTGCTGGGCAGCGGACAGAAGGCGTCGGATTTCCAGACACCGGTCCTGGATCAGACGAAAGTGAGGATCACCGCTTCTCCCAATGAACTCAATGCCATCCGGACAGTCAAGGCGCTGGTGGATGCATCCGGGCAAAGCGGAGACTTTACGGTTTCAGCCGTGATTGCGGCATACAATGCAAATGGAGATAAAATCACAGTCACAATGCAGCCGCAGACAGTGACTGCCACGGTGAAGGCTGCGCAGAAGGAGGAGAATCCCAATGGGTAA
- the glmM gene encoding phosphoglucosamine mutase: MGKYFGTDGVRGVANEDLTLDMAVRIGQYLGWYYGQQRNHARILIGKDTRLSGDMFELGLAAGAVSTGAEVKLLGVCPTPAVSFLVNRSDFDCGIMVSASHNPYTDNGIKIFNHEGKKMEEELLLSIEAYMDGLTEIPVAHGEAVGTFQCWPEGLDLYIRWLESVVDEDLTGMKIAVDLANGSATSTAVRTLQDLGAEVLAIGDEPNGININLHCGSTHPEALQAFVRENGCDLGLAFDGDADRLIAVNSDGELVNGDYILYIVGRDMKEQGKLRGNMVVTTVMANLGLYKGLEASGIDYIQTPVGDKYVFEEMEKNGYLIGGEQSGHIIFYENMVTGDGLLTALKLLETLRRTGKTVQELSDGLFIYPQELVNVRVRDKNAVMEDEGLREVIARAEAALQGNGRILVRPSGTEPLVRVMAEAATDDICRDCVKTVTDYLEENGF, from the coding sequence ATGGGTAAATATTTTGGAACGGATGGCGTCCGCGGTGTCGCCAATGAGGACCTGACGCTGGACATGGCTGTCCGCATCGGCCAGTATCTGGGCTGGTATTATGGACAGCAGAGAAACCATGCAAGGATCCTGATCGGCAAAGACACAAGACTGTCCGGGGATATGTTTGAGCTCGGGCTTGCAGCAGGGGCTGTCAGCACCGGCGCCGAGGTGAAGCTTCTGGGCGTCTGTCCGACTCCGGCAGTTTCCTTTCTGGTCAACAGGTCGGATTTTGACTGCGGGATCATGGTATCTGCCAGTCACAATCCCTATACCGACAATGGCATCAAGATCTTCAATCACGAAGGAAAGAAGATGGAAGAAGAACTGCTTCTGTCCATCGAAGCCTATATGGATGGACTGACGGAAATTCCTGTGGCTCACGGTGAAGCAGTTGGAACCTTCCAGTGCTGGCCCGAAGGCCTTGACCTCTACATCCGCTGGCTGGAATCCGTGGTGGATGAAGATCTCACGGGCATGAAGATTGCGGTGGACCTGGCCAACGGATCGGCCACCAGCACCGCCGTTCGCACCCTGCAGGATCTGGGGGCGGAAGTTCTGGCCATAGGGGATGAGCCAAACGGCATCAACATCAATCTGCACTGCGGCAGCACACATCCGGAAGCCCTGCAGGCGTTTGTCCGCGAAAACGGATGCGACCTGGGTCTGGCGTTTGACGGAGATGCCGACCGTCTCATTGCGGTCAACAGCGATGGGGAACTCGTGAACGGCGACTATATACTCTACATTGTCGGCCGGGATATGAAGGAGCAGGGAAAGCTCAGGGGCAACATGGTGGTGACCACCGTGATGGCCAACCTGGGTCTGTACAAAGGTCTGGAAGCCTCGGGAATCGATTACATTCAGACGCCGGTGGGTGACAAATATGTATTCGAGGAGATGGAGAAAAACGGGTACCTGATCGGCGGCGAACAGTCAGGCCACATTATTTTCTATGAAAACATGGTGACCGGCGATGGACTGCTGACGGCGCTGAAGCTTCTGGAGACACTTAGACGTACGGGAAAGACGGTCCAGGAGCTTTCAGATGGACTGTTCATCTATCCCCAGGAACTGGTGAATGTCCGCGTCCGGGACAAAAATGCGGTCATGGAGGACGAGGGGCTCCGGGAGGTGATTGCCCGGGCGGAAGCTGCACTGCAGGGAAATGGCCGGATCCTGGTCCGTCCCTCGGGAACCGAACCGCTGGTCCGCGTGATGGCAGAAGCCGCAACGGATGATATCTGCCGTGACTGTGTGAAGACGGTGACGGATTATCTGGAAGAAAACGGGTTTTAG
- a CDS encoding response regulator transcription factor: MKRVISIVEDEKDINNLVAQYLRKEGYEVHSYYTYEEASAHAGDDDVHLWILDIMLDDKSGFDLIEEIRLRDPDTPVIFMSARDKEFDRIIGLEKGSDDYITKPFSPKELVLRVNNIIKRAYKDNSNRIAVDGYELDEVQRKIYADNVEIELTTKEFDLLMMFIKNKGIAFSRDKILENVWDENYFGSDRVVDDTLRRLRKKLPNLNIHTIYGYGYRLG; encoded by the coding sequence ATGAAGCGAGTGATCAGCATCGTAGAGGATGAAAAGGACATCAACAACCTGGTGGCGCAATACCTGCGCAAGGAGGGATATGAAGTCCATTCCTACTATACTTATGAAGAAGCCAGCGCCCATGCCGGAGATGACGACGTGCATCTGTGGATCCTGGACATCATGCTGGATGACAAGAGCGGATTTGACCTCATAGAGGAAATCAGGCTCCGGGATCCCGACACGCCGGTGATTTTCATGTCTGCCAGAGACAAGGAATTTGACCGGATCATAGGCCTGGAAAAAGGCTCGGATGACTACATCACCAAGCCGTTCTCCCCCAAGGAACTGGTTCTGCGTGTCAACAACATCATCAAGCGGGCCTACAAGGACAACAGCAACCGGATTGCGGTGGATGGATATGAGCTGGATGAAGTTCAGCGGAAGATTTATGCCGACAATGTGGAAATCGAGCTGACGACCAAGGAGTTCGATCTGCTGATGATGTTCATCAAAAACAAGGGGATCGCATTTTCCAGGGACAAGATCCTGGAAAATGTCTGGGATGAGAACTATTTCGGTTCCGACCGGGTGGTGGATGACACCCTGCGGCGGCTGCGGAAGAAGCTTCCCAACCTGAATATCCATACGATTTACGGGTACGGATACCGGCTGGGATGA
- a CDS encoding sensor histidine kinase, producing MKGQKGPWFTRMSLTQQVFSMIVIMLIFLSAFFAFFISDSIDRTITDLMYTMMASDQKPIATVLTRDTDTEDREYLSAYLQADETQTSFLVQDGKIIMASRMPEQESGIQEHLLTQADSLFEAVPEEVRSGMYQEDGRTYYYRMEKLPGAAGPMILVTYMNDLYASQFRESLINSTVYVIIIVFFLMLMATLIWVFSIIRPLNQIRSYISQIKQGKDVDLYINRGDEIGDLADELVTMKDELSRQDKAKEEMIHNISHDLKTPIATIKSYSESIKDGIYPYGDLDSSVDVILHNAQRLEEKVHNLLYLNRVEYLVSSDASGVVTNMKDVVEQVVLNSAVIRPEIEIITDVEEVFFDGLIEAWRVSIENIMENAFRYAKTYIKIQVRENDLRISNDGPKMPEDRIDTLFRPYEKGEGGRFGLGLSIVSKVTKANNYLVQGYNLDDGVCFRIYRPVMEEQGKAKRRSQWK from the coding sequence ATGAAAGGGCAGAAAGGTCCCTGGTTCACCAGGATGTCCCTCACGCAGCAGGTTTTCAGCATGATCGTGATCATGCTGATTTTTCTGTCTGCCTTCTTCGCGTTTTTCATCTCGGATTCCATCGACAGGACCATCACGGACCTGATGTACACCATGATGGCCAGCGACCAGAAACCCATTGCAACGGTTCTCACAAGAGATACAGACACAGAGGACCGGGAATACCTGAGTGCCTACCTGCAGGCGGATGAGACTCAGACGAGCTTCCTTGTGCAGGATGGAAAAATCATCATGGCAAGCCGGATGCCGGAGCAGGAATCCGGGATCCAGGAACACCTTCTGACACAGGCAGACAGTCTCTTCGAGGCTGTGCCGGAGGAAGTGAGAAGCGGCATGTATCAGGAGGATGGCCGCACATATTATTACCGGATGGAAAAACTGCCGGGTGCAGCCGGTCCCATGATCCTGGTCACGTACATGAATGACCTGTATGCCAGCCAGTTCAGGGAATCGCTGATCAATTCCACGGTCTATGTCATCATCATCGTGTTTTTTCTGATGCTCATGGCCACGCTGATCTGGGTGTTCTCCATCATCCGGCCGCTGAACCAGATTCGAAGCTACATCAGTCAGATCAAGCAGGGCAAGGACGTGGATCTTTACATCAACCGCGGGGATGAAATCGGGGATCTGGCAGATGAGCTCGTGACGATGAAGGATGAGCTTTCCCGCCAGGACAAGGCCAAGGAGGAAATGATCCACAATATCTCACACGATCTCAAGACACCGATTGCGACCATCAAGTCCTATTCCGAATCCATCAAGGACGGGATCTATCCCTATGGAGACCTGGACTCCAGTGTGGATGTGATCCTGCACAATGCGCAGCGGCTTGAGGAAAAAGTCCACAACCTGCTGTACCTGAACCGTGTTGAATACCTGGTCAGCAGTGATGCGAGCGGGGTGGTCACGAATATGAAGGATGTGGTCGAACAGGTGGTGCTGAACTCTGCCGTGATCCGACCGGAGATTGAAATCATCACCGATGTGGAAGAGGTGTTTTTCGACGGACTCATCGAGGCCTGGCGTGTATCGATTGAAAACATCATGGAGAATGCATTCCGGTATGCGAAAACCTACATCAAAATACAAGTCAGGGAAAACGATCTGCGCATCTCCAATGATGGTCCCAAGATGCCGGAAGACAGAATCGATACCCTGTTCCGCCCGTATGAAAAAGGCGAAGGCGGCAGATTCGGTCTGGGGCTGTCCATCGTATCCAAGGTCACAAAAGCGAACAACTACCTTGTGCAGGGATACAACCTGGATGACGGCGTATGCTTCAGGATCTACAGACCTGTAATGGAAGAGCAGGGAAAAGCGAAGAGAAGGAGTCAGTGGAAATGA
- a CDS encoding Gfo/Idh/MocA family protein, producing MRVGTIGTSVITERMISALQQAGHPVVAVCSRSAAKGREFADRHGVKKAYSDLESMLQDPDIDTIYVASPNSLHYGQARRALKTGHDVICEKPFTSTREQAVDLFETAEKHGRRIFEAITTLYTPNYRLLKANLEKIGQPRVINCSFSQYSSRYQSYLDGQVTNVFDPAYDGGALRDLGVYNLHFVTGLYGMPDTMQMVTQRGYNGVDLDGTVILGWQDKHAVLTQAKNCSAPNCVLVEGEKGTLMVQSSPGRVQNLRFVPLKGDMIGKTEEDLSADIGIIQDENHMVYEVMEFARIMEENDESAYREAMAQTLRVMDILDTLDPRPGAEVCRQTA from the coding sequence ATGAGAGTTGGAACCATAGGCACAAGTGTCATCACGGAACGGATGATCTCGGCTCTGCAACAGGCGGGGCATCCCGTTGTGGCAGTCTGTTCCCGATCAGCGGCAAAGGGCCGGGAGTTTGCGGACCGGCATGGGGTAAAAAAAGCCTATTCGGATCTGGAATCCATGCTGCAGGATCCGGACATTGACACAATCTATGTGGCGAGTCCCAACTCCCTGCATTACGGACAGGCCAGGCGGGCTTTAAAGACAGGTCACGATGTGATCTGCGAAAAGCCGTTCACTTCCACCCGGGAGCAGGCAGTCGACTTGTTTGAAACGGCGGAAAAACACGGGAGGCGGATCTTTGAAGCCATCACGACGCTCTACACACCCAATTACAGACTGCTGAAAGCGAATCTGGAAAAGATCGGGCAGCCAAGGGTGATCAACTGCAGCTTTTCCCAGTACTCTTCCCGGTATCAGTCGTATCTGGATGGTCAGGTGACGAATGTATTTGATCCGGCGTATGACGGAGGAGCTCTTCGGGATCTGGGTGTGTACAACCTGCATTTTGTGACCGGACTCTATGGTATGCCGGACACAATGCAGATGGTCACGCAGCGGGGATACAATGGCGTCGACCTGGATGGTACGGTGATCCTTGGATGGCAGGACAAACATGCTGTCCTGACACAGGCCAAAAACTGCAGTGCACCCAACTGTGTCCTCGTGGAAGGCGAGAAAGGCACGCTGATGGTTCAGTCCAGCCCTGGTCGTGTACAGAACCTGCGGTTTGTCCCTTTGAAGGGAGACATGATCGGGAAAACAGAGGAAGATCTGTCTGCGGATATCGGCATCATCCAGGATGAAAATCACATGGTCTATGAAGTCATGGAATTTGCCAGGATCATGGAGGAAAACGATGAATCCGCCTATCGGGAAGCAATGGCGCAGACGCTTCGGGTGATGGATATCCTGGATACACTGGATCCCCGGCCAGGAGCGGAAGTCTGCCGGCAGACTGCCTGA
- the yaaA gene encoding peroxide stress protein YaaA, with protein MKILLSPAKKLIQDDTHGLAMTTPRFESQAQTLLEELQSLSYEELKALYKVSDNVTRPMYDHYQALKEGRETERYPAIVMFSGIAYRYMAPGVFTDDMLAYINRHLLILSGLYGALSPMDGITPYRLEMGTKGPFNLYRTWKEPLKELLPESEEVINLASAEYSRAVRQFRPVTDVHFLRPKNGKLQETAVYAKMARGAMVRWMAAGNVQTSAQLQGFSELGYRYDASLSSPDSLVFVYSEEPEEPDATAGLVPVDR; from the coding sequence ATGAAGATCCTCCTGTCACCGGCCAAAAAACTCATTCAGGATGATACCCACGGACTTGCCATGACCACACCCCGGTTTGAGTCACAGGCACAGACGCTGCTGGAAGAGCTGCAGTCTCTGTCCTATGAGGAACTCAAGGCACTTTACAAGGTATCTGACAACGTGACCCGGCCCATGTACGACCATTACCAGGCGCTGAAAGAAGGAAGAGAAACGGAACGGTATCCCGCCATTGTCATGTTTTCCGGCATTGCCTACCGGTATATGGCTCCCGGGGTCTTCACAGATGACATGCTTGCGTATATCAACCGCCACCTGCTGATACTCTCCGGGCTGTATGGAGCCCTTTCCCCGATGGATGGGATCACACCCTATCGTCTGGAGATGGGGACAAAAGGACCGTTCAATCTCTACAGGACATGGAAGGAACCGCTGAAGGAACTCCTGCCTGAGTCCGAGGAAGTAATCAATCTGGCCAGTGCGGAATATTCCCGGGCGGTCCGCCAGTTCCGCCCCGTGACAGATGTTCACTTTCTGCGGCCAAAAAACGGAAAGCTCCAGGAGACGGCAGTGTATGCCAAAATGGCCAGAGGCGCCATGGTCCGGTGGATGGCCGCGGGCAATGTCCAGACTTCCGCGCAGCTGCAGGGATTCAGCGAACTTGGGTACCGGTATGATGCCTCGTTGAGCAGTCCGGATTCCCTGGTATTTGTATATTCCGAGGAGCCCGAAGAACCGGATGCCACAGCCGGTCTTGTGCCGGTGGACCGCTGA
- a CDS encoding ArsR/SmtB family transcription factor, whose translation MKNTQSPDLFPYEIQDTQAVSRALNHMPCQDDIVGLAAFYKVMADPTRLRLLTALESGPLCATDLANVVQMSRSAVSHQLKALKDAHLVRSERDGKTLLYSLDDDHVASILCVTCEHLQEGDK comes from the coding sequence ATGAAAAACACACAAAGCCCCGATCTCTTCCCATATGAAATACAGGACACCCAGGCCGTGTCCCGGGCCCTGAACCACATGCCCTGTCAGGATGACATTGTAGGCCTGGCTGCATTTTACAAAGTCATGGCCGACCCGACGCGCCTCCGCCTTTTGACGGCACTGGAATCCGGGCCTCTTTGTGCCACAGATCTGGCCAATGTGGTTCAAATGTCGCGCAGTGCCGTCTCTCATCAGCTCAAGGCGCTGAAAGATGCGCATCTGGTCAGAAGCGAACGGGATGGAAAAACCCTGCTGTATTCCCTGGACGATGATCATGTCGCCAGCATCCTCTGTGTGACCTGCGAGCACCTGCAGGAGGGCGACAAATGA
- a CDS encoding FeoA family protein translates to MIDLTLTNIEPGESARVLAIDLDSARQHRLRALGMIPGTQVTVLQKKRSGTLVINLRGTRFALGSAMADQIGVEYV, encoded by the coding sequence GTGATAGATTTGACTTTGACGAACATTGAGCCGGGAGAAAGCGCCCGGGTACTTGCCATTGACCTGGATTCTGCCAGACAGCACAGACTCCGGGCACTGGGGATGATCCCCGGTACACAGGTCACGGTTCTGCAGAAAAAACGGTCCGGGACATTGGTGATCAACCTGCGGGGAACCCGGTTTGCCCTGGGTTCAGCCATGGCCGACCAGATTGGAGTGGAATATGTCTGA
- the feoB gene encoding ferrous iron transport protein B, with protein MSEDRKRSESWMKPHSPGNSKPDASSRELTIAFIGNPNCGKTTLFNAYTGANLKVANWPGVTVERVEGAIESHGRKIRLVDLPGTYSLSSFTMEEQVSRQFILSDQVDVVVDVADASSLERSLYLTLQLIELGKPAVLALNMMDIVEKRGIDLDLHRLQELLGIPVVPVVARKKKGLRTLLHAALHQYEDADASNHRPRAVDREAELEFVTEYAPDIEDCIHDLEQRLPAGTDNPRFAALALLEHDPEIMVRYPDLAKGTPDFGDRIINGKYDTIEKIMPEVLLGKEASDSFTDKVDDVVLRPFWGVLIFLAVMGLVFALTFNVGDWLSGWLETLIDWFTQGVGTLLETMHASPWVINLVCDGIISGVGGILTFLPNVTILFIALAFLEDSGYMSRVAYVMNDIMEHLGLSGRAFIPMVLGFGCTVPAIMASRTLESWKDRFRVMLVTPFMSCSAKLPIYILFSGMFFGQYAMWAAYSMYLIGILVALAVTWLLHITDRSAQVQPLLIELPAYKRPSAYTIYVYVWDKVKDFLEKAGTTIFVASILLWFLMHLGPSGLTDDVSVSFAATLGRGLAWILIPCGLGFWQIAVALLAGISAKEVVVSSTAVLFGIANVNSFGGMQQLHQELLGIGFGPLNAWCMMLFCLLYVPCLASLATIRREGGVRTMVTGAAFQLGVAWLLTFVTWQIGSLLF; from the coding sequence ATGTCTGAGGACAGAAAGCGCAGCGAATCCTGGATGAAGCCGCATTCTCCGGGAAACAGCAAACCTGATGCATCTTCCAGGGAGCTGACGATTGCTTTCATCGGCAATCCGAACTGCGGGAAAACCACACTGTTCAATGCCTATACAGGTGCAAACCTGAAAGTGGCAAACTGGCCGGGGGTGACAGTGGAGAGGGTGGAGGGAGCCATCGAAAGCCACGGTCGGAAAATCCGTCTGGTGGATCTGCCCGGGACCTACTCTTTGTCTTCCTTCACCATGGAAGAACAGGTTTCAAGGCAGTTCATTCTTTCGGACCAGGTGGATGTGGTCGTTGATGTGGCCGATGCCTCCAGCCTGGAACGGTCCCTGTATCTCACCCTGCAGCTCATAGAACTCGGCAAACCTGCGGTCCTGGCATTGAACATGATGGATATCGTGGAGAAACGGGGCATCGACCTGGATCTGCATCGTCTTCAGGAGCTCCTGGGCATTCCGGTGGTACCGGTCGTGGCCCGGAAAAAGAAGGGCCTTCGGACTCTGCTGCACGCAGCTTTGCATCAGTACGAAGATGCAGATGCCTCCAACCACCGGCCAAGGGCGGTGGACCGGGAAGCGGAGCTGGAGTTTGTGACGGAATATGCACCGGATATCGAGGACTGCATCCATGATCTGGAGCAAAGGCTGCCAGCTGGTACAGACAATCCCCGGTTTGCGGCTCTGGCGCTTCTGGAGCACGATCCGGAAATCATGGTCAGATATCCGGATCTGGCCAAAGGAACCCCGGATTTCGGTGACCGCATCATCAACGGGAAATACGATACAATTGAAAAAATCATGCCGGAGGTGCTGCTGGGGAAGGAAGCAAGCGATTCTTTCACCGACAAAGTGGATGATGTGGTGCTTCGGCCGTTCTGGGGTGTTCTGATTTTCCTGGCGGTCATGGGGCTCGTGTTCGCACTCACGTTCAATGTGGGGGACTGGCTTTCCGGGTGGCTGGAAACGCTGATTGACTGGTTCACGCAGGGAGTCGGCACGCTGCTCGAAACCATGCACGCATCCCCCTGGGTCATCAACCTGGTATGCGATGGCATCATCTCCGGAGTTGGAGGCATTCTGACGTTCCTGCCCAATGTAACGATCCTCTTCATCGCTCTTGCGTTTCTGGAGGATTCCGGGTATATGAGCCGGGTGGCGTATGTGATGAACGACATTATGGAACACCTGGGTCTGTCCGGCCGGGCGTTCATCCCCATGGTCCTGGGGTTTGGCTGCACGGTTCCGGCCATCATGGCCAGCCGCACACTGGAGTCCTGGAAAGACAGGTTCCGGGTGATGCTGGTAACGCCCTTCATGAGCTGTTCTGCAAAACTGCCGATCTACATCCTGTTTTCCGGTATGTTTTTTGGTCAGTATGCGATGTGGGCGGCGTATTCCATGTACCTGATCGGGATTCTGGTGGCGCTGGCAGTGACCTGGCTGCTGCACATTACAGACAGATCGGCCCAGGTCCAGCCGCTCCTGATTGAACTGCCGGCCTACAAACGGCCTTCCGCGTATACGATCTATGTCTACGTTTGGGACAAGGTGAAGGATTTCCTGGAAAAAGCGGGAACCACTATTTTTGTGGCAAGCATCCTTCTGTGGTTCCTGATGCATCTGGGACCCTCTGGTCTGACAGATGACGTAAGTGTATCCTTTGCGGCGACACTGGGCCGGGGTCTGGCATGGATCCTGATTCCCTGCGGTCTGGGGTTCTGGCAGATTGCCGTGGCCCTGCTTGCGGGGATCAGTGCCAAGGAAGTTGTTGTATCCAGCACTGCGGTGCTGTTCGGCATTGCGAATGTCAACAGCTTCGGTGGCATGCAGCAGCTTCACCAGGAACTCCTGGGTATCGGCTTTGGCCCGCTGAATGCCTGGTGCATGATGCTGTTCTGTCTTCTCTATGTGCCCTGTCTGGCTTCGCTGGCGACGATTCGCCGGGAAGGCGGAGTGCGGACCATGGTCACAGGCGCAGCCTTTCAGCTTGGTGTGGCGTGGCTGCTGACATTCGTCACCTGGCAGATCGGATCCCTGCTGTTCTGA
- a CDS encoding cation transporter → MKKTYKMEVDCANCAAKMEDAIRKIEGVHDARVNFMTQKLVLDCDEDRLDAILKEAKKACRRVDSDSVLCC, encoded by the coding sequence ATGAAAAAGACGTACAAAATGGAAGTGGACTGCGCCAACTGCGCAGCGAAGATGGAAGATGCCATCCGGAAAATTGAAGGGGTCCATGATGCCCGTGTCAACTTCATGACACAGAAGCTGGTTCTGGACTGCGACGAAGACAGGCTGGATGCAATATTGAAGGAAGCAAAGAAGGCCTGCCGTCGTGTCGACAGCGACAGCGTGCTCTGCTGCTGA